GCTGCAGAGCATTCAAAAACAGTAAAACTAAACTTCGTTGTTCAAAAATGCAAACCTAGGTGACTGAATGTtgagtaaaagaaatgaaaaagattaCTCCAAAAATTGGGAAAGTCACTCtgtgatggagggagagagacacaatCAAGAAAGACATACGGGAACTCTACTTGATGAAACAAAGACTCTCCACTGGGCTTTTGGTGGGTAGATACTCGCttcataattcttttctatgttacACATGAGTATTTCAAACACCTTCCACTATATCTGTGTTTTTATGATACCAAATGCAGGTATCTCTGTGGCCGCCACAGTTAGCAGAATCTAATCTGATCTGTAGAAGGCAAGAAGACAGTTCAGTTCAACATGACCAAGTAGGTGGCATCGGTTCCAACTTTGGGAATATGACCCTGAGTAATTTATTGtaggcatatttaagcacagcacaaatTGAAAATTCTTCTGGTGATGATTGACTTAATTTCTTGTGCACACCAAAAGACACACCAATCTCTTTGAGGAACAAAGTAACCCAAAACAAGATGGGGTGTGAATACATTGAAACTCTGTGTAAAGTATGTGGGATACCTTCCATAAAGATGTGTTTtatatattgattatatatagatagatatattgaCACCTTCCTTAAAAACAGGTTCTATAGATTAACTGAGAAAAGTAAGCTCAGGATAAGCGTCTTGAGGAGGATACACTGTGGTCTTGGCCACAGAAGTAGCAAAAGGTTACCGGGCTACTAACCACATCTGTCCCCAGCCTTCGAGGTGGATAACAGGCCATGCATCCCTTCCTTTGAAGGAACAACACCATTGTTTAACATTACAGGTTCtccttatctgtgagcacaagacCAGACCTCTGTGTTGCCTACAACCAAATACTAACaaacagatataaataaataacgtggaaatattttttaaaaaatgaaattaaaataacaatagaTGGACCTTGTTATTAATTCACAAATTCTTCTTGAGTATATGTATCATTTTGCAAGAGGCCCAAcagtattatttaatatatattctgAAATATGTGTGTAAGTTTTACTATAAAGTAACATACATGAATCCAAAATAAGGTtaattatttctctgttaaaaaaTAGCTATTGTAGCTCTATTTAGATAAAGATATTACCATGAAAAAATGGCCAGAATGAAACCCACCCACCTGCTGGCATTATACTTATCTACACATAGAATATATAACAGGTATTTTTAGAAGAGAATGGGCTACGTATTTACATAACATAAGAGATAACTGGCAAGTAAACTCTGGTCTACTTACCATGCCTTTAAAGTCCCTATCGTCACCAGGCATCAGGTTACTTACGTTTTCTATTGAAATTGGCCTGGTTCTTGGATGGCATGTGTAAATGCCAACTGAGTCCATTCACATATCATCAGTGATTAATTACCTGAGTTCTTTCATGATGTCATCATAAAAAGACAGACAAGAAGAAAATTCTGTAACAGGGAAGTAATGGTTCCCCACCTTCTACCCTGtgtgacaaaaaaaaaggcatttgtaagCATGGTGCAGATGTGAAATCTTAATTCTAAGTAAACAGATTGTGGGTAGGACTTACCCAGTAGGTGGACTCATGATGTTCCCACTTCTGAGTTTCCTCTGCCATCACTCAGTGTTCTGTCTAGAGTAATTTTTCACTGTACTTCAAGCTAGAGCAGTTTCTCTTACCCATGTGGTTCTGCTGGTATTTGGAATAGAGTAGCTGACAGCGTAAAAATTATTCACCAAAGGTCAAAGCTCATTTTTTGTGATTTGGGGTGATTTCTCTATTATTCACTTACCATTAATTAAAAGTTCATCATTTTGCAACCTATTTTCTTGATTGAAATAGACACAAATGCATGGACTGTGGAAAGTTAAAGGAGGTGGGTCTCAAACTTCAGTTCCTGTTGAGAGAATCTGAGAAGGTTGAAAATCTTCTGAGCTCCAGGTTCCATTGCAGAACAACTGAATAGGAAGCCAAGAATTGGCTAGTTTGCCACAGTCTTCAGCGTGGCCCCACCATGTAGCCAACCATGAGAACCACTGGTTCAGGGGCTGGTATTATCTACCTGTTGTCTATGTCAAAAATGCACCTTGTcttttggaactggagagatggctcagtgtttaagagaacTGGTTGTGCTTGTGGAGGACGAGAGTTTGGTTCAAGGATCAGCCATGTTAGAGGATGCACACCttgtccttaactccagttccgaaGTCCTCTACTGGCTTCTAGATACCTTgagacatatgcatacacacacatgcatgtacaaccACACCCACAACCGCCTGCAAATACAAATAGATCTTCAAGAAAATTGAGTTATTCCCCCTCCTACCAGAAgccatgaaacaaaaaaaagtccTTAAGAAGTAACATATTCGAGCCAGACAGTTGTGGtgaggcctttaattccagcactgggaaggcagaggcaggtagatctctgtgagttcgtagccagcctggtttacaagagctagttccagaatagactccaaagctacagaataatcctgtctcaaaaacctctcaaaaagtaaatgtatatatgtgtgtgtgtgtgtatgtatgtatacatatacatatatatatatatgaacatggGAATGTCTTTCTTAATCTCCTTAAATTTGCATAGAAACCTCTATAATTAACAAAACACCTTTTATTGATGCTTTTATTTGTATCTGTAgatcttttattaaaatattatatataatattcatagTTATAACATATAATGATATCATAACATTACATATATACTactacatattaaaataatatattttaagtaaaatatatgtattttaagtctgtgtatgaatatatatagcAAAAATCCCAGTCTATTTGACTGTAAGAGATATTTACAAAAGATTACATTACTACAATCCTGACATACAGGTACAGTGAGCCATACAAAATTAGAACAAAGTGAGCAGAAGAAGATGCAAAATTTCAGGTGACACCTCTCTTGGAAGAAATTGAAACAGGAAAGACGTTTAAATGGTGCCAAGAATgcaccttgtcttttgagactggagagagggctcagcagcagCGGACAATGAGCAAACCAGGAAAAGGAAATGATGAGATTCATCTGCCTTATAATTTAGCCAGGGAAAGAAACTTGTCTAATTTGATAATCACCTGTTTATTAACctaaacaataacaagaaaagaaTGCTGCATGTGAGGACAGCAGCCCCTCAGTGGGGTATAAAAGGGGATGTGGGCAGGGAGACTCCCACTTCCAAATCTTCCAACCCACCACCTTGTAAACCAATCCAGAACCTCCACCTCTGACACCATGGTCAGCTCCTGTTGTGGCTCTGTCTGCTCTGAGGAGGGCTGTGGCCAAggctgctgccagcccagctgctgccagACCACCTGCTGCAGGCCCAcctgctgtgtgtccagctgctgcCGCCCATGCTGTAGCAGTTCCAGCTGTTGTGGATCCAGCTGCTGCCGCCCCAGCTGCTGCATTTCCAGCTGCTGCAGGCCTTCCTGCTGCCGCCCCAcctgctgtgtgtccagctgctgcAGACCCTCTTGCTGCACCTCCAGCTGCTGCCGCCCCTGCTGTAGCAGTTCCAGCTGTTGTGGATCCAGCTGCTGCCGCCCCAGCTGCTGCATTTCTAGCTGCTGCAGGCCTTCCTGCTGCCGCCCCAgctgctgtgtgtccagctgctgcAGACCTCAGTGCTGCATTTCCAGTTGCTGTCGCCCCACCTGCTGCCAGACCACCTGCTGCCAGACCACCTGCTGCCGCCCAGCCTGTTCTAGTGGTTCTTGCTGCTGAGTTCTCTCCCCCATGGTCTCCTGTTCTTCACCACACAGGATTCCTGATGTAGACCTTCTGTGTGCTGAGTCCTGAGAGGCATCTTGTAAAGCCTCTACTACAACAAGATTGATTGCCACAatcctgcctgtttctgtctAAAATGAGCTCACATTTCAGCATTCTTTGAACTCTGTAAAATCTTGCAATAATTTgttctttgttatatttttttaaaaaatcaagctTTCTACATCTTAAATAAAGTGAAATGTTGAaggaacataaataaaatgacattgtgtcttcttatttttcttgctaAAATTGACTCAAATTTCCCCTAATGCCTGGGTAAATTGAGTTTACTGGATCACACAGGGAACAGTCATCCACTGTTTTTCAAACCTCATGACTAAGAATATCCTAGCATATCTACTTCTTTGCACCTTTTGATTTCTCTCCCTTCATAGGTGTTGAGAGACCAAATGAGTCTGGAATAACAATCAATGGTTATATTACTCCCTGGACACAAAGAAGCTAGAACACCACACAATTATTATCTGTTTCTGTAGATCAGGAATCAAGCATAGAAAGGCTTCATtgtctgtgtccttgtgtgtcaCACAGAATCAGGGAAGGTGTCAGCTGGCACTGGGTGCTCTTTTAGGGACATCATGGAAGGGTCTGCTTCCACCTCCACTTCTGCGATTGCTGAAAATATTTGCTTCCCTGGTAACATTGGAATGAGAGCCTCAGGATTCCCACACAACACCTGGCTTCATCGAAGGCAGTGACAGGGACAATGTGTAGGATAGTTGGACACCAAGAGGAAAGTCACAGTCTTTGGTTGCTTCACCCTTGATTGTTGCCCTATGCTGTTCGTTAGAAGAAAATCGCTCACAAGAAAGGATTCACACATATGCAGTGGAAGAACAGGAGAGAGAACTGAGGACACAGTAGGGGAACCCTGATCCCAGGTAGAATAAtaccaagcaaaagaaaaaaaattctgatatTGATAGTCTATGCAATATTCACAAAATTTCTGTAAAACTAAACTACACTGCTTGCAAATATTACTGGCTGGCT
The Microtus pennsylvanicus isolate mMicPen1 chromosome 11, mMicPen1.hap1, whole genome shotgun sequence genome window above contains:
- the LOC142860056 gene encoding uncharacterized protein LOC142860056 isoform X2, encoding MVSSCCGSVCSEEGCGQGCCQPSCCQTTCCRPTCCVSSCCRPCCSSSSCCGSSCCRPSCCISSCCRPSCCRPTCCVSSCCRPSCCTSSCCRPCCSSSSCCGSSCCRPSCCISSCCRPSCCRPSCCVSSCCRPQCCISSCCRPTCCQTTCCQTTCCRPACSSGSCC
- the LOC142860056 gene encoding uncharacterized protein LOC142860056 isoform X3, whose product is MVSSCCGSVCSEEGCGQGCCQPSCCQTTCCRPTCCVCCRPSCCISSCCRPSCCRPTCCVSSCCRPSCCTSSCCRPCCSSSSCCGSSCCRPSCCISSCCRPSCCRPSCCVSSCCRPQCCISSCCRPTCCQTTCCQTTCCRPACSSGSCC